The following are encoded together in the Zingiber officinale cultivar Zhangliang chromosome 8A, Zo_v1.1, whole genome shotgun sequence genome:
- the LOC122007805 gene encoding cytochrome b5-like produces MASSKVYHFDEVAKHKVVKDCWLLIDGKVYDVTPFMEDHPGGDEVLLASTGKDATNDFEDIGHSTSARDMMAKYYIGQIDSSTVPSKCAYEPLQPNSTDKSSEFIIKILQFLVPILILGLALAVRMLTKVD; encoded by the exons ATGGCTAGTTCCAAGGTGTATCACTTCGATGAGGTCGCTAAGCACAAGGTCGTCAAAGATTGCTGGCTCCTCATCGACGGAAAG GTTTACGATGTCACCCCATTTATGGAAGACCATCCAGGTGGCGATGAGGTTTTGCTTGCATCAACCG GAAAGGATGCCACCAATGATTTTGAAGATATAGGCCACAGCACCTCGGCCAGGGATATGATGGCAAAGTACTACATCGGCCAGATAGATTCTTCAACCGTTCCATCTAAGTGTGCTTACGAACCGCTTCAACCCAACAGCACAGATAAATCATCCGAGTTTATTATCAAGATATTGCAGTTCCTTGTGCCCATATTGATCTTGGGCTTGGCACTTGCTGTCCGAATGCTCACCAAGGTAGACTAG